Proteins encoded by one window of Xanthomonas sp. DAR 80977:
- a CDS encoding SPOR domain-containing protein gives MDTVLKQRLIGALVLVALAVIFLPMLVKGPAPDSGVANVPLKAPDAPADGQFQTRELPLVTPGDAPSGGAVGMASAPAATPAPVQDNPDAADLATPAAAGSAAQPLPPTVAAGNYAVNFGAYSTQADADAVIARLKQAQLPGFREAATIGGRQAWRVRIGPYADRAQAESVRLQAVKVRNDVNAQVVTLDAPSTSAVAAAATPAAAAAPAKTETLPPEPAKPAPAAAKPPVAATPKPEPAKPEPAKPAATPAPVAAAKPAPSVPSVPAAAGTGFAVQLGAFAKAEDANALRDKVRAAGFSAFVEQVRTDKGALNRVRVGPVANRADAEQLRAQVAAKVGISGMVRPHP, from the coding sequence GTGGATACCGTCCTGAAACAGCGACTGATTGGCGCCCTTGTCCTGGTGGCGCTCGCCGTGATCTTCCTGCCGATGCTGGTCAAGGGCCCCGCGCCCGACAGCGGCGTCGCCAATGTCCCGCTGAAGGCCCCGGACGCGCCGGCCGACGGCCAGTTCCAGACCCGCGAGTTGCCGCTGGTGACCCCGGGCGACGCGCCCAGCGGCGGTGCCGTGGGCATGGCCAGCGCGCCGGCCGCGACGCCGGCGCCGGTGCAGGACAACCCCGATGCCGCCGACCTGGCCACCCCGGCCGCGGCCGGCAGCGCCGCGCAGCCGCTGCCGCCGACCGTGGCCGCCGGCAACTACGCGGTCAATTTCGGCGCCTATTCCACCCAGGCCGACGCCGATGCGGTGATCGCGCGGCTCAAGCAGGCGCAACTGCCCGGCTTCCGCGAGGCGGCCACGATCGGCGGGCGCCAGGCCTGGCGCGTGCGCATCGGCCCCTACGCCGACCGCGCCCAGGCCGAGTCGGTGCGCCTGCAGGCGGTGAAGGTGCGCAACGACGTCAACGCGCAGGTGGTGACCCTGGACGCGCCGAGCACGTCCGCGGTGGCCGCCGCCGCGACGCCGGCCGCGGCCGCGGCGCCGGCCAAGACCGAAACCCTGCCGCCGGAGCCGGCCAAGCCGGCCCCTGCCGCGGCCAAGCCGCCGGTCGCCGCGACGCCGAAGCCTGAACCGGCCAAGCCCGAGCCGGCCAAGCCGGCCGCGACACCGGCCCCGGTCGCGGCGGCCAAGCCGGCCCCGAGCGTGCCAAGCGTGCCGGCCGCGGCGGGCACCGGCTTCGCCGTGCAACTGGGTGCCTTCGCCAAGGCCGAGGATGCCAACGCCCTGCGCGACAAGGTCCGCGCCGCCGGCTTCAGCGCCTTCGTCGAACAGGTACGCACCGACAAGGGCGCCTTGAACCGGGTGCGGGTCGGCCCGGTCGCCAATCGCGCCGATGCCGAGCAGCTGCGCGCGCAGGTCGCCGCCAAGGTCGGCATCAGCGGTATGGTACGTCCACACCCTTGA
- a CDS encoding S46 family peptidase, whose translation MRSNLLAVAVVATLACAPAAHAGEGMWVPQQLPDIAGPLQQAGLKLSPQQLADLTGDPMGAVVSLGGCTASFVSPQGLVVTNHHCAYGAIQLNSTPQKNLIRDGFSAASNGAELSAGPNARIYVLDRISDVTEQAKAAMAAAGSDALKRTQALEAFDKAQVAACEAEAGYRCELYSFSGGNTYRLFRTLEIRDVRLAYAPPSGIGKFGGDVDNWMWPRHTGDFSFYRAYVGKDGKPAAYAKDNVPYQPRHFLKFADQPLGAGDFVMVAGYPGRTNRYALASEFDATANWAYPTAGRQYRDLIALVEQAGKQDPDIQVKYAATMASWNNVAKNYEGQLEGFKRIDAAAQKQAEERAVLAWLKRQGRDGRAALQAHAQLLALDEQAKATRDRDLILRQMRRTGVLGSAVSLYRLAIERAKPDAEREPGYQERDLPEIEGAQKQMERRYVAAMDSQLQRYWFEQYLKLPKAQRLPALDQWLAGADAQAAAARLAGTRLGSTEERLKWLRADRAAFESSDDPALRYAVALMPALLQIEREEKRREGEELLARPRYLQALADYKKSQGESVYPDANSSLRITFGNVKGYAPKDGVAYTPFTTLEGVLAKDTGADPFDSPKALLDAAKAKRYGGLEDKRLGSVPVDFLSDLDITGGNSGSPVLDAQGRLVGLAFDGNWESVSSNWVFDPAMTRMIAVDSRYLHWIMQEVAPAPRLLKELNLAK comes from the coding sequence ATGCGTTCGAATCTATTGGCTGTCGCCGTTGTCGCCACCCTGGCCTGTGCCCCGGCCGCCCATGCCGGCGAAGGCATGTGGGTCCCGCAGCAATTGCCGGATATCGCCGGCCCGCTGCAGCAGGCCGGGTTGAAGCTGTCGCCGCAGCAACTGGCCGACCTGACCGGCGATCCGATGGGTGCGGTGGTGTCGCTGGGCGGCTGCACCGCCAGCTTCGTGTCCCCGCAGGGCCTGGTGGTGACCAACCATCATTGCGCCTACGGCGCGATCCAGCTCAATTCCACGCCGCAGAAGAACCTGATCCGCGACGGCTTCAGCGCGGCCAGCAATGGTGCCGAGCTCAGCGCCGGGCCGAACGCGCGCATCTACGTGCTCGACCGCATCAGCGACGTCACCGAGCAGGCCAAGGCGGCGATGGCCGCCGCCGGCAGCGACGCGCTCAAGCGCACGCAGGCGCTGGAGGCCTTCGACAAGGCCCAGGTCGCGGCCTGCGAAGCCGAGGCCGGCTACCGCTGCGAGCTGTACAGCTTTTCCGGCGGCAATACCTACCGGCTGTTCCGCACCCTGGAGATCCGCGACGTGCGCCTGGCCTACGCGCCGCCGTCGGGGATCGGCAAGTTCGGCGGCGACGTCGACAACTGGATGTGGCCGCGCCACACCGGCGATTTCTCGTTCTACCGCGCCTATGTCGGCAAGGACGGCAAGCCGGCCGCCTACGCCAAGGACAACGTGCCGTACCAGCCCAGGCACTTCCTGAAGTTCGCCGATCAGCCGCTGGGCGCCGGCGATTTCGTGATGGTGGCCGGCTATCCGGGCCGCACCAACCGCTACGCGCTGGCCTCCGAATTCGACGCCACCGCCAACTGGGCCTATCCCACCGCCGGCCGCCAGTACCGCGACCTGATCGCGCTGGTCGAGCAGGCCGGCAAGCAGGACCCGGACATCCAGGTGAAGTACGCAGCGACCATGGCCAGCTGGAACAACGTGGCCAAGAACTACGAAGGGCAGCTGGAAGGCTTCAAGCGCATCGACGCGGCCGCGCAGAAGCAGGCCGAGGAACGCGCGGTGCTGGCCTGGCTGAAGCGTCAGGGCCGCGACGGCCGTGCCGCGCTGCAGGCGCATGCGCAGCTGCTGGCGCTGGACGAGCAGGCCAAGGCCACCCGCGACCGCGATTTGATCCTGCGCCAGATGCGCCGTACCGGCGTGCTCGGCAGCGCGGTGTCGCTGTACCGCCTGGCGATCGAGCGCGCCAAGCCCGACGCCGAGCGCGAACCCGGCTACCAGGAGCGCGACCTGCCGGAGATCGAGGGCGCGCAGAAGCAGATGGAGCGCCGCTACGTCGCCGCGATGGACAGCCAGCTGCAGCGCTACTGGTTCGAGCAGTACCTGAAGCTGCCGAAGGCGCAGCGCCTGCCTGCGCTGGACCAGTGGCTGGCCGGCGCCGATGCGCAGGCCGCGGCCGCGCGCCTGGCCGGCACCCGGTTGGGCAGCACCGAGGAACGCCTGAAGTGGCTGCGCGCCGACCGCGCCGCGTTCGAATCCAGCGACGACCCGGCGCTGCGCTACGCGGTCGCGCTGATGCCGGCGCTGCTGCAGATCGAGCGCGAGGAAAAGCGCCGCGAGGGCGAGGAACTGCTGGCGCGTCCGCGTTACCTGCAGGCGCTGGCCGACTACAAGAAGAGCCAGGGCGAATCGGTCTACCCGGACGCCAACTCCTCGCTGCGCATCACCTTCGGCAACGTCAAGGGCTACGCGCCCAAGGACGGCGTGGCCTACACCCCGTTCACCACGCTGGAAGGCGTGCTGGCCAAGGACACCGGCGCCGATCCGTTCGATTCGCCCAAGGCCCTGCTCGATGCGGCCAAGGCCAAGCGCTACGGCGGGCTGGAGGACAAGCGGCTGGGCTCGGTGCCGGTCGATTTCCTGTCCGACCTGGACATCACCGGCGGCAATTCCGGATCGCCGGTGCTCGACGCGCAGGGCAGGCTGGTCGGCCTGGCGTTCGACGGCAACTGGGAATCGGTGAGTTCCAACTGGGTGTTCGACCCGGCGATGACCCGGATGATCGCGGTCGATTCGCGCTATCTGCACTGGATCATGCAGGAAGTGGCGCCGGCGCCGCGGCTGCTCAAGGAGCTGAACCTGGCCAAGTAA
- a CDS encoding histidine phosphatase family protein — protein MRILLARHGETPWNAEGRYQGQIDIALSPVGEAQAQALGARLREVPLTRAVASPLSRAQSTARYALGAQREAMLLTDPDLQEIAHGEWEGLLASEINDKDPARLRAWREEPDTVLMPGGESLRQVLDRSWRGLTRAAEGLGEDDTLLVVAHDAVNRVILCRVLGLPIAKLWSFRQAPTTLNLLEGPDVEHLEVVRLNDCAHHTPFFGEAKHRAL, from the coding sequence ATGCGCATCCTGCTCGCTCGTCACGGCGAAACCCCGTGGAACGCCGAAGGCCGCTACCAGGGCCAGATCGACATCGCGTTGTCGCCGGTCGGCGAAGCGCAGGCGCAGGCCCTCGGTGCCCGGCTGCGCGAGGTGCCGCTGACCCGCGCGGTGGCCTCGCCGCTGTCGCGCGCGCAGAGCACGGCGCGCTACGCGCTGGGCGCGCAGCGCGAGGCGATGCTGCTGACCGATCCGGACCTGCAGGAGATCGCCCACGGCGAATGGGAAGGCCTGCTCGCCAGCGAGATCAACGACAAGGATCCGGCGCGGCTGCGCGCCTGGCGCGAGGAGCCGGACACGGTGCTGATGCCGGGCGGCGAGTCGCTGCGCCAGGTGCTGGACCGCTCCTGGCGCGGCCTGACCCGCGCCGCCGAGGGTCTGGGCGAGGACGACACCTTGCTGGTGGTGGCGCACGATGCGGTCAACCGGGTGATCCTGTGCCGGGTGCTGGGCCTGCCGATCGCCAAGCTGTGGAGCTTCCGCCAGGCGCCGACCACGCTGAACCTGCTGGAAGGCCCGGATGTGGAGCACCTGGAAGTGGTGCGGCTGAACGACTGCGCGCACCATACGCCGTTCTTCGGCGAGGCCAAGCATCGGGCCCTGTAA
- a CDS encoding TorF family putative porin produces MNKIKLGVALAVALAASPLSALAQDEAAASPITGSYGVVSDYVFRGVSQTNEGPAFQAGLTYTSPFGLYVGTWGSNVDFGAGDPDWEVDGFIGYNVDFSENWNFDVMVNRYGYPGAGGSNYNELITKTKFLKTYALTVAYTDDVYGLDEDSFYYALDGNWTLPNDFSIGAHVGRTTYASALAQYQDYTDYSVSVGKLVGPLALSVGYYDTDDKGNQNFTKKLADHRFAVSATIAF; encoded by the coding sequence GTGAACAAGATCAAGCTTGGTGTCGCCCTGGCCGTGGCGCTGGCCGCCTCCCCGCTGAGTGCGTTGGCCCAGGACGAGGCCGCTGCCTCGCCGATTACCGGCTCCTACGGCGTGGTCAGCGACTACGTGTTCCGCGGCGTCTCGCAGACCAACGAAGGTCCCGCCTTCCAGGCCGGCCTCACCTACACCTCGCCGTTCGGCCTGTATGTCGGTACCTGGGGCTCCAACGTCGATTTCGGCGCCGGCGACCCGGATTGGGAAGTGGACGGCTTCATCGGCTACAACGTCGACTTCTCCGAGAACTGGAACTTCGACGTGATGGTCAACCGCTACGGCTATCCCGGCGCCGGCGGTTCCAACTACAACGAACTGATCACCAAGACCAAGTTCCTGAAGACCTACGCGCTGACCGTCGCCTACACCGACGACGTCTACGGCCTGGACGAGGACAGCTTCTACTACGCGCTGGACGGGAACTGGACGCTGCCGAACGACTTCAGCATCGGCGCGCACGTCGGCCGCACCACCTATGCCAGCGCGCTGGCGCAGTACCAGGACTACACCGACTACAGCGTCAGCGTCGGCAAGCTGGTCGGTCCGCTGGCGCTGAGCGTGGGTTACTACGACACCGACGACAAGGGCAACCAGAACTTCACCAAGAAGCTGGCCGACCACCGCTTCGCGGTCTCGGCGACGATCGCGTTCTGA
- the cysT gene encoding sulfate ABC transporter permease subunit CysT, giving the protein MGVNAAAVARSPSRRRVIPGLGLSLGITLAWLGLVVLIPLLGVVLKTSGLGWHGVWQVWSEPRVLSALRVSFGTAFVAAAFNAVMGTWVAWVFVRYRFPGKRLFDAMIDLPFALPTAVAGIALTALYGGNGWVGQWLEPLGLKIAYTRLGIVVALVFVGLPFVVRIVQPVLAEAERELEEAAATLGAGRWQTIRRVVLPGLWPAVLTGFALAFARGVGEYGSVIFIAGNLPNATEIAPLLITIRLEEFDYAGATAIAAAMLLLSLLMLLVVNGVQARFARRGLAAH; this is encoded by the coding sequence ATGGGAGTGAATGCCGCCGCGGTCGCGCGATCCCCGTCGCGGCGCAGGGTGATCCCCGGGCTCGGCCTGAGCCTGGGGATCACGCTTGCGTGGCTGGGATTGGTGGTGCTGATCCCGCTGCTGGGCGTGGTGCTCAAGACCAGCGGCCTGGGCTGGCATGGCGTGTGGCAGGTGTGGAGCGAGCCGCGGGTGCTGTCGGCGCTGCGGGTCAGCTTCGGCACCGCGTTCGTCGCCGCCGCGTTCAACGCGGTGATGGGCACCTGGGTGGCCTGGGTGTTCGTGCGCTACCGCTTCCCCGGCAAGCGCCTGTTCGACGCGATGATCGACCTGCCGTTCGCGCTGCCGACCGCGGTGGCCGGCATCGCGCTGACCGCGCTGTACGGCGGCAACGGCTGGGTCGGGCAGTGGTTGGAGCCGCTGGGACTGAAGATCGCCTACACCCGGCTCGGCATCGTGGTGGCGCTGGTGTTCGTCGGGCTGCCGTTCGTGGTGCGGATCGTGCAGCCGGTGCTGGCCGAGGCCGAGCGCGAACTGGAAGAGGCCGCCGCCACGCTCGGCGCCGGCCGCTGGCAGACCATCCGCCGCGTGGTGCTGCCGGGGCTGTGGCCGGCGGTGCTGACCGGCTTCGCGCTGGCCTTCGCGCGCGGCGTCGGCGAATACGGTTCGGTGATCTTCATCGCCGGCAACCTGCCCAACGCGACCGAGATCGCGCCGCTGCTGATCACCATCCGCCTGGAGGAATTCGACTACGCCGGCGCCACCGCGATCGCCGCGGCGATGCTGCTGCTGTCGTTGCTGATGCTGCTGGTGGTCAATGGCGTGCAGGCGCGGTTCGCGCGGCGCGGCCTGGCGGCGCATTGA
- the cysW gene encoding sulfate ABC transporter permease subunit CysW yields MNDTVSSLSVPFSENALSASPPAVRRRAASVTTEPWWVQALLILGALGFLLSFLFLPLLLVFVEAVRGGLGVFWRAISDPDALAAIRLTLLVTAIVVPLNLVFGVAAAWAVSKHRFPGKRLLVSLIDLPFSVSPVVAGLVFILIFGRNGWAWPLIDEGWRLHLPVFGEVLLQLPRIVFALPGIVLATTFVTFPFIARELMPLMEQQGSDEELAALSLGANGWQMFWRVTLPNIRWGLLYGVLLCSARAMGEFGAVSVVSGHIRGRTNTLPLHVEILYNEYAYSAAFACASLLALTALLTLALKSYLEWRHGESLAANHRH; encoded by the coding sequence ATGAACGATACCGTGTCCAGCTTGAGCGTCCCGTTTTCGGAGAATGCGTTGAGCGCATCGCCGCCTGCCGTCCGCCGCCGCGCCGCGTCGGTCACCACCGAGCCGTGGTGGGTGCAGGCGCTGCTGATCCTCGGTGCGCTGGGCTTCCTGCTGTCGTTCCTGTTCCTGCCGTTGCTGCTGGTGTTCGTCGAGGCAGTGCGCGGCGGGCTGGGCGTGTTCTGGCGGGCCATCTCCGATCCGGATGCGCTGGCGGCGATCCGCCTGACCCTGCTGGTGACCGCGATCGTGGTGCCGCTGAACCTGGTGTTCGGCGTGGCCGCGGCCTGGGCGGTGAGCAAGCACCGCTTTCCCGGCAAGCGCCTGCTGGTGAGCCTGATCGACCTGCCGTTCTCGGTGTCGCCGGTGGTCGCCGGCCTGGTCTTCATCCTGATCTTCGGCCGCAACGGCTGGGCCTGGCCGCTGATCGACGAGGGCTGGCGGCTGCACCTGCCGGTGTTCGGCGAGGTGCTGCTGCAGTTGCCGCGGATCGTGTTCGCGCTGCCCGGCATCGTGCTGGCGACGACCTTCGTCACCTTCCCGTTCATCGCCCGCGAGCTGATGCCGCTGATGGAGCAGCAGGGCAGCGACGAGGAACTGGCCGCGCTGAGCCTGGGCGCCAACGGCTGGCAGATGTTCTGGCGGGTGACCCTGCCCAACATCCGCTGGGGCCTGCTGTACGGCGTGCTGCTGTGCAGCGCGCGGGCGATGGGCGAGTTCGGTGCGGTGTCGGTGGTGTCCGGGCATATCCGCGGGCGCACCAACACGCTGCCGCTGCACGTGGAGATCCTCTACAACGAATACGCCTACAGCGCCGCATTCGCCTGCGCCAGCCTGCTGGCGCTGACCGCGCTGCTGACCCTGGCGCTGAAGTCCTACCTGGAATGGCGCCACGGCGAATCGCTGGCCGCCAATCACCGACACTGA
- the folC gene encoding bifunctional tetrahydrofolate synthase/dihydrofolate synthase, with product MKTLPEWLAYIEQQHPQDIAMGLERVRAVSVRMGLTRPAKKVVTVGGTNGKGSTVAFVEAIARAGGWTVGGYTSPHLLRYNERVRVGGQEAGDAQLVAGFEAVEAARGDTPLTYFEYGTLAALWLFQQAELDLAVLEVGLGGRLDAVNLVDADVAVITTVDIDHTDWLGADREAIGAEKAGIARPWKPLVLGEIDPPSSVLRRAYAIGANAIRAGSDFFHEPIDAEHWRWRDVGTELELPWPQLRAPVQRANAATAIAALRALRRTLPRTAYAEGIAAAQLRGRLQPFVRDGVEVLVDVGHNPQAARELTTALQAQPCAGATRAVFAALADKDAAGVVRALAGQVDAWHLAGLSGARGQSGAQLQARLAGTDAAAGVVADSVAQALQQALAQARPGDRVLVFGSFHTAADALHWLHSAG from the coding sequence ATGAAAACCCTCCCCGAATGGCTCGCCTACATCGAGCAGCAGCACCCGCAGGACATCGCGATGGGCCTGGAGCGCGTGCGCGCGGTGTCCGTGCGCATGGGCCTGACCCGGCCGGCGAAGAAGGTCGTCACCGTCGGCGGCACCAATGGCAAGGGCTCGACCGTGGCCTTCGTCGAGGCGATCGCGCGCGCCGGCGGCTGGACGGTGGGCGGCTACACCTCGCCGCACCTGCTGCGCTACAACGAGCGCGTGCGCGTCGGCGGGCAGGAGGCCGGCGATGCGCAGCTGGTGGCCGGCTTCGAGGCGGTGGAGGCCGCGCGCGGCGACACCCCGCTGACCTATTTCGAATACGGCACGCTGGCGGCGCTGTGGCTGTTCCAGCAGGCCGAGCTGGACCTGGCGGTGCTGGAAGTGGGACTGGGCGGGCGCCTGGATGCGGTGAACCTGGTCGACGCCGACGTGGCGGTGATCACCACCGTCGACATCGACCACACCGACTGGCTGGGCGCGGACCGCGAGGCGATCGGCGCGGAGAAGGCCGGCATCGCGCGGCCGTGGAAGCCGCTGGTGCTGGGCGAGATCGATCCGCCGTCGAGCGTGCTGCGCCGCGCCTATGCGATCGGCGCCAACGCGATCCGCGCCGGCAGCGATTTCTTCCACGAGCCGATCGACGCCGAACACTGGCGCTGGCGCGACGTCGGCACCGAGCTGGAGCTGCCGTGGCCGCAGCTGCGCGCGCCGGTGCAGCGCGCCAACGCCGCCACCGCCATCGCCGCGTTGCGCGCGCTGCGCAGGACCTTGCCGCGCACCGCCTATGCCGAGGGCATCGCCGCCGCGCAGCTGCGCGGGCGGCTGCAGCCGTTCGTGCGCGACGGGGTGGAGGTGCTGGTCGACGTCGGCCACAACCCGCAGGCCGCGCGCGAACTGACGACGGCGCTGCAGGCGCAGCCCTGCGCCGGCGCCACCCGCGCGGTGTTCGCGGCGCTGGCCGACAAGGACGCGGCCGGCGTGGTGCGGGCGCTGGCCGGACAGGTCGATGCCTGGCACCTGGCCGGGCTGTCCGGTGCACGCGGCCAGAGCGGCGCGCAGTTGCAGGCGCGCCTGGCCGGCACCGACGCGGCCGCAGGCGTGGTCGCCGACAGCGTGGCGCAGGCGCTGCAGCAGGCCCTGGCGCAGGCGCGGCCGGGCGACCGGGTGCTGGTGTTCGGCTCGTTCCACACCGCCGCCGACGCCTTGCACTGGCTGCATTCAGCCGGCTGA
- a CDS encoding sulfate/molybdate ABC transporter ATP-binding protein, with protein MTIRVQHLGKRFDDFAALDDVSLDIRQGELLALLGPSGSGKTTLLRVIAGLEHADAGRVLIDGEDATGLPVQSRRVGFVFQHYALFRHMTVRDNIAFGLRVRRGAERLPEPAIRARVTELLALVQLDGLESRYPTQLSGGQRQRVALARALAIEPRVLLLDEPFGALDAQVRRDLRRWLRELHDRTGLTTVFVTHDQEEALELADRVAILNRGRIEQLGSPADVYDRPVSPFVYGFVGAVNRLPAQLHDGQLQVAGLALPAPDTPLSSGPVDLYVRPEDLAPSDSGWAATVLSSQRSGSRLRLRAQLAHGQDEVDVELPAGEGATRYAPGQVLQLSARRFGVFAQQRG; from the coding sequence ATGACCATCCGCGTACAGCACCTGGGCAAGCGTTTCGACGATTTCGCCGCGCTCGACGACGTCAGCCTGGACATCCGCCAGGGCGAACTGCTGGCGCTGCTGGGGCCGTCCGGCTCGGGCAAGACCACGCTGCTGCGGGTGATCGCCGGGCTGGAACATGCCGACGCCGGGCGCGTGCTGATCGACGGCGAGGACGCGACCGGCCTGCCGGTGCAGTCGCGCCGGGTCGGCTTCGTGTTCCAGCACTACGCGCTGTTCCGGCACATGACGGTGCGCGACAACATCGCCTTCGGCCTGCGCGTGCGCCGCGGCGCCGAGCGCCTGCCCGAGCCGGCGATCCGTGCGCGGGTGACCGAACTGCTCGCGCTGGTGCAGCTCGACGGGCTGGAGTCGCGTTATCCGACCCAGCTGTCCGGCGGCCAGCGCCAGCGGGTGGCCTTGGCGCGCGCGCTGGCGATCGAGCCGCGCGTGCTGCTGCTGGACGAGCCGTTCGGCGCGCTCGACGCGCAGGTGCGGCGCGACCTGCGGCGCTGGCTGCGCGAGCTGCACGACCGCACCGGACTGACCACGGTGTTCGTCACCCACGACCAGGAAGAGGCGCTGGAGCTGGCCGACCGCGTGGCGATCCTCAATCGCGGGCGCATCGAGCAGCTCGGCAGCCCGGCCGACGTCTACGACCGCCCGGTGTCGCCGTTCGTGTACGGCTTCGTCGGCGCGGTCAACCGCTTGCCGGCGCAGTTGCACGACGGCCAGCTGCAGGTCGCCGGGCTGGCGCTGCCGGCGCCGGACACGCCGCTGTCCAGCGGCCCGGTCGATCTGTACGTGCGCCCGGAAGACCTGGCGCCCAGCGACAGCGGCTGGGCGGCGACGGTGCTGTCCTCGCAGCGCAGCGGCTCGCGCCTGCGCCTGCGCGCGCAGCTGGCGCATGGCCAGGACGAAGTGGACGTGGAGCTGCCGGCGGGCGAGGGCGCAACACGCTACGCGCCAGGCCAGGTGCTGCAGCTGAGTGCGCGCCGCTTCGGCGTGTTCGCGCAGCAGCGCGGGTAG
- the tdh gene encoding L-threonine 3-dehydrogenase, whose product MAQTMKALVKRDAAKGIWLEQVPVPVPGPNEVLIKLEKTAICGTDLHIYLWDEWSQRTIKPGLTIGHEFVGRIAELGSAVSGYQVGQRVSAEGHIVCGHCRNCRGGRPHLCPNTVGIGVNVNGAFAEYMVMPASNLWPIPDQIPSELAAFFDPYGNAAHCALEFDVIGEDVLITGAGPIGIIAAGICKHIGARNVVVTDVNDFRLKLAADMGATRVVNVANTSLKEVMADLHMEGFDVGLEMSGNPRAFNDMLDCMYHGGKIAMLGIMPRGAGCDWDKIIFKGLTVQGIYGRKMYETWYKMTQLVLSGFPLGKVLTHQLTIDEFQKGFDLMEEGKAGKVVLSW is encoded by the coding sequence ATGGCGCAAACAATGAAGGCGCTGGTCAAGCGCGACGCAGCCAAGGGCATCTGGCTGGAACAGGTGCCGGTGCCGGTGCCCGGCCCCAACGAAGTGCTGATCAAGCTGGAGAAGACCGCGATCTGCGGCACCGACCTGCACATCTACCTGTGGGACGAGTGGAGCCAGCGCACCATCAAGCCCGGCCTGACCATCGGCCACGAGTTCGTCGGCCGCATCGCCGAACTCGGCTCGGCGGTCAGCGGCTACCAGGTCGGCCAACGCGTCTCGGCCGAAGGCCACATCGTCTGCGGCCACTGCCGCAACTGCCGCGGCGGCCGCCCGCACCTGTGCCCGAACACGGTCGGCATCGGCGTCAACGTCAACGGCGCCTTCGCCGAATACATGGTGATGCCGGCCTCCAACCTGTGGCCGATCCCGGACCAGATCCCGTCCGAGCTGGCCGCGTTCTTCGACCCCTACGGCAACGCCGCGCACTGCGCGCTGGAGTTCGACGTGATCGGCGAGGACGTGCTGATCACCGGCGCCGGCCCGATCGGCATCATCGCCGCCGGCATCTGCAAGCACATCGGCGCGCGCAACGTGGTGGTCACCGACGTCAACGACTTCCGCCTCAAGCTCGCCGCCGACATGGGCGCCACCCGCGTGGTCAACGTCGCCAACACCTCGCTGAAGGAGGTGATGGCCGACCTGCACATGGAAGGCTTCGACGTGGGCCTGGAGATGAGCGGCAACCCGCGCGCGTTCAACGACATGCTCGACTGCATGTACCACGGCGGCAAGATCGCCATGCTCGGCATCATGCCGCGCGGCGCCGGGTGCGACTGGGACAAGATCATCTTCAAGGGCCTGACCGTGCAGGGCATCTACGGCCGCAAGATGTACGAGACCTGGTACAAGATGACCCAGCTGGTGCTGTCCGGCTTCCCGCTCGGCAAGGTGCTGACCCACCAGCTGACCATCGACGAGTTCCAGAAGGGCTTCGACCTGATGGAGGAAGGCAAGGCCGGCAAGGTGGTGCTGAGCTGGTGA